A DNA window from Hymenobacter aquaticus contains the following coding sequences:
- a CDS encoding M20 metallopeptidase family protein produces the protein MSSAESVLQKVKSLAAAAAADTVALREHLHAHPELSFAEHNTAAFVTEQLRQMGLDPQLMATTGVVALIEGRNPGIRTVALRADMDALPIQEQNEVPYKSTNPGVMHACGHDVHTSSLLGTARILSQLRDEFEGTVKLIFQPGEELLPGGASLMIKEGVLENPKPASVLGQHVFPMLPAGKVGLRPGRYMASTDELYLTVRGKGGHGAMPEQNLDPVLVAAHVIVAAQQIVSRRASPKLPSVLSFGKVIANGATNVIPNEVHIEGTFRTLNEEWRKEAHGHLRRLVEGLAESMGATAELEIRHGYPYLENEPELTARTRAAAEAYLGPENVIELDQWMAAEDFAYYSQAADACFYRLGTRSLDGRNASSVHTPTFDVDPKALEVGPGLMAWLTLQELAAAPAQPAQPAAAVAESHL, from the coding sequence ATGTCCTCCGCCGAATCCGTGCTTCAGAAAGTAAAGTCCCTGGCCGCCGCCGCCGCCGCCGATACCGTGGCTCTGCGCGAGCACCTGCACGCCCACCCCGAGCTGTCGTTTGCCGAGCACAACACCGCCGCCTTCGTCACCGAGCAACTGCGCCAAATGGGCCTGGACCCGCAGCTCATGGCTACTACCGGCGTGGTGGCCCTCATCGAAGGCCGCAACCCCGGCATCCGCACCGTGGCCCTGCGCGCCGACATGGACGCGCTGCCGATTCAGGAGCAGAACGAGGTGCCCTACAAGTCGACCAACCCGGGCGTGATGCACGCCTGCGGCCACGACGTGCACACGTCCTCCCTGCTGGGCACGGCCCGTATTCTGAGCCAGCTGCGCGACGAGTTTGAGGGCACCGTGAAGCTGATCTTCCAGCCCGGCGAAGAGCTGCTGCCCGGCGGCGCTTCCCTGATGATTAAGGAAGGCGTACTGGAAAACCCCAAGCCGGCCAGCGTATTGGGTCAGCACGTCTTTCCGATGCTGCCCGCCGGCAAAGTGGGGCTGCGGCCCGGCCGCTACATGGCCAGCACCGACGAGCTGTACCTGACCGTGCGCGGCAAGGGCGGCCACGGGGCCATGCCCGAGCAAAACCTGGACCCCGTGCTGGTAGCGGCCCACGTCATCGTGGCCGCCCAGCAGATCGTGAGCCGCCGGGCCAGCCCCAAGCTGCCCTCGGTGCTTTCCTTCGGGAAGGTTATTGCCAACGGCGCCACCAACGTTATTCCCAACGAAGTGCACATCGAAGGCACGTTCCGGACGCTGAACGAGGAGTGGCGCAAGGAAGCCCACGGCCACCTGCGCCGGCTAGTGGAAGGCCTGGCCGAGTCGATGGGAGCTACGGCCGAGCTGGAAATCCGCCACGGCTACCCCTACCTGGAGAACGAGCCCGAGCTGACGGCCCGCACCCGCGCCGCCGCCGAAGCCTACCTCGGCCCGGAAAACGTCATTGAGCTGGACCAGTGGATGGCCGCCGAGGACTTTGCCTACTACTCGCAGGCCGCCGATGCCTGCTTCTACCGTCTGGGCACCCGCAGCCTCGACGGCCGCAATGCCTCCTCTGTACACACGCCTACGTTCGACGTAGACCCCAAAGCCCTGGAAGTAGGCCCCGGCCTGATGGCCTGGCTGACGCTGCAGGAGCTGGCGGCCGCGCCGGCCCAGCCCGCCCAGCCGGCCGCTGCCGTGGCCGAGTCTCATCTGTAA
- a CDS encoding Do family serine endopeptidase: MQAKQMMLGLLGSAILGGGVAVGGYKLLEPERGNASQVVAADPNVRYTSELRSSNYVVPEGLNFVAAASSVTPAVVHVMTEYAPKMSSGGGQRMDPFLRQFFGDDYDQYHSPQQGPQQGSGSGVIIAANGYIVTNNHVIDKADKIEVVLDDKRKYAATLVGADPNTDLALLKVEATSLPFVRYGNSDNVKVGEWVLAVGNPFNLNSTVTAGIISAKGRNINILRREDNMGIESFLQTDAVVNPGNSGGALVNLNGDLIGINSAIASRSGAFEGYSFAVPSSIVSKVVDDLLKYKVVQRALLGVNIREVDATLASEKKLATLNGVYVMGMSKNSAAADAGIKEGDIITEINGVKVNTSSQLQEQVARFRPGDKIKVALLRGSDAKTVTATLRNSTGTTDIIREEVAKSIKYEGATLAPVSKQEMSKLGIEGGAKISGIRGSNFKETGIDDGFIITRIDKSKVTKPQDVQQYLEAAKENQGALVEGVYPDGRKAYYPIGQAE, translated from the coding sequence ATGCAAGCAAAACAAATGATGCTCGGCCTGCTCGGTTCCGCCATTCTGGGTGGCGGCGTGGCGGTAGGTGGGTATAAGCTGCTGGAGCCTGAGCGTGGCAACGCCAGCCAGGTAGTGGCCGCTGACCCCAATGTGCGCTACACCAGTGAGCTGCGCAGCAGCAACTACGTGGTGCCCGAAGGCCTCAACTTCGTGGCGGCCGCCTCCTCCGTGACGCCCGCCGTGGTGCACGTCATGACGGAGTATGCGCCCAAGATGAGCAGCGGCGGCGGCCAGCGAATGGACCCCTTCCTGCGCCAGTTCTTCGGCGACGACTACGACCAGTACCATTCCCCGCAGCAGGGGCCGCAGCAGGGCTCGGGCTCGGGCGTGATTATCGCTGCCAACGGCTACATCGTCACCAACAACCACGTTATCGACAAGGCCGACAAGATTGAAGTCGTGCTGGACGACAAGCGCAAGTACGCGGCCACGCTGGTGGGCGCCGACCCCAACACCGACCTGGCCTTGCTGAAGGTGGAGGCTACCAGCCTGCCCTTCGTCCGCTACGGCAACTCCGACAACGTGAAAGTCGGGGAGTGGGTATTGGCCGTGGGCAACCCCTTCAACCTGAACTCGACCGTGACGGCCGGCATTATCTCGGCCAAGGGACGCAACATCAACATTCTGCGCCGCGAGGACAACATGGGCATCGAGTCGTTCCTGCAGACCGACGCGGTGGTCAACCCCGGCAACTCGGGCGGGGCCCTGGTGAACCTAAACGGCGACCTGATCGGCATTAACTCGGCCATTGCGTCGCGCTCGGGGGCCTTCGAAGGCTACTCGTTTGCCGTGCCCAGCTCCATTGTGAGCAAGGTGGTCGACGACCTGCTGAAGTACAAGGTGGTGCAGCGCGCCCTGCTCGGGGTCAACATCCGGGAAGTGGACGCGACGCTGGCCTCGGAGAAGAAGCTGGCGACCCTGAACGGCGTGTACGTGATGGGCATGAGCAAGAACAGCGCCGCCGCCGACGCGGGCATCAAGGAAGGCGACATCATCACCGAAATCAACGGGGTGAAGGTCAACACCTCTTCGCAATTGCAGGAGCAGGTGGCCCGGTTCCGCCCCGGCGACAAAATCAAGGTGGCCTTGCTGCGCGGCTCCGACGCCAAGACCGTGACGGCCACCCTGCGCAACTCGACCGGCACCACCGACATCATCCGGGAGGAAGTGGCCAAGTCCATCAAGTATGAGGGCGCCACGCTGGCCCCGGTGAGCAAGCAGGAAATGAGCAAGCTCGGGATTGAGGGCGGCGCCAAAATCAGCGGCATCCGCGGCTCCAACTTCAAGGAAACCGGCATCGACGACGGCTTCATCATCACCCGCATCGACAAGAGCAAGGTGACCAAGCCCCAGGACGTGCAGCAGTACCTCGAGGCCGCCAAGGAAAACCAGGGCGCGCTGGTCGAAGGCGTGTACCCCGACGGCCGCAAGGCGTACTACCCCATCGGGCAGGCCGAATAA
- a CDS encoding Hsp20/alpha crystallin family protein, producing MATILYNNQPALRPARAFNKVLNDLLRDTLPTATEPSQTFVPLADILESEQGFELHLALPGVAKDDVKIDFQDGNLVISGERKATVAEENGPKFRRMEMAYGTFTRSFRLPDTVEITAIEAQLTDGVLRLKLPFDSKKVTKHHIEIQ from the coding sequence ATGGCCACTATTCTGTATAACAACCAGCCTGCTCTGCGGCCCGCCCGCGCCTTCAATAAAGTTCTCAACGATCTGCTGCGCGACACGCTGCCTACCGCCACCGAGCCCAGCCAGACGTTTGTGCCCCTGGCCGACATCCTGGAGTCGGAGCAGGGCTTTGAACTGCACCTGGCCTTGCCCGGCGTGGCGAAAGACGATGTCAAGATTGACTTTCAGGATGGGAATCTCGTAATTAGCGGGGAGCGTAAAGCCACGGTAGCCGAGGAAAACGGCCCCAAGTTCCGGCGCATGGAAATGGCCTACGGTACCTTCACCCGGTCGTTCCGCCTGCCCGACACGGTCGAGATTACCGCTATTGAGGCCCAGCTCACGGATGGTGTATTGCGCCTGAAGCTGCCGTTTGACAGCAAAAAGGTGACGAAACATCATATCGAGATTCAGTAA
- a CDS encoding T9SS type A sorting domain-containing protein has protein sequence MPHHYRLPIGLTRLVLLMLFVASAGQVRAQAPAWQVPAAIAPLTSDTFSEVTATAADANGNVYIAGLFSGTIGLGTTTLTSAPGSTNGGMSASTDLFVAKWSSLSQTFVWAQRAGNAGGEEATAVAVVGNNVYVAGNFSSLTVGFGSATLTNSNPFKANWPNIFVAKLTDAGATASFTWASSADARAATEMVVNGANIYVGGPTDLPATFGGITLPRTQLNPSVYLARLTDAGATASFTWALEAASATSLVDLTALAVSGPNLYWAGRYVGTVTVGSTSFTSVTSNHEDVVVAKVTDTGTSGSPTWAQTAGGSLNEFVYSLAVNGPAVYMAGSLSRGNALFGSLGPVTGTGSASYVAKLTDAGASSSFTWVHSMPASGSTKATALAVNGSKVYVAGTYAGSATFDNTVLTSVGYDDLYVAQLNDAGATSSFAWVQSAGGPSNERCDALAVQGERLYLAGGAGLRAQFGAYQLLVSPTSYTGFVVPLGEAVPTATTGPAVVPDLGLYPNPARTAVQVPAATAATSLTLVDNLGRTVRQGRGSMLSVLGVTPGLYVLQAATPGQPVRTARLVVE, from the coding sequence ATGCCACACCACTACCGTTTACCAATTGGCCTGACCAGGCTCGTACTCCTGATGCTGTTTGTCGCTAGTGCCGGGCAAGTGCGGGCCCAGGCACCAGCCTGGCAGGTGCCAGCGGCCATCGCTCCGCTGACTAGCGACACGTTCTCCGAAGTAACGGCAACGGCTGCCGATGCCAATGGCAACGTGTATATCGCCGGGCTTTTTTCGGGCACCATCGGCTTGGGTACTACCACCCTGACCAGTGCGCCCGGCTCCACGAATGGTGGAATGTCGGCCAGCACCGACCTGTTTGTGGCCAAGTGGAGCAGCCTGAGCCAGACTTTCGTGTGGGCGCAGCGGGCGGGCAACGCCGGCGGCGAGGAAGCCACTGCGGTGGCAGTGGTAGGCAACAACGTGTATGTAGCGGGCAACTTCTCCAGTTTAACCGTTGGCTTCGGCAGCGCTACACTTACCAACAGCAACCCCTTCAAAGCAAACTGGCCCAACATCTTCGTGGCCAAGCTCACCGATGCCGGCGCCACGGCCAGCTTCACCTGGGCCAGTTCGGCCGATGCAAGAGCCGCCACCGAGATGGTCGTGAATGGCGCCAATATATACGTCGGAGGACCTACCGATCTGCCGGCTACTTTCGGCGGCATCACGCTCCCGAGAACCCAGTTAAACCCGTCTGTGTACCTGGCCAGGCTCACCGATGCCGGCGCCACGGCCAGCTTCACCTGGGCCCTGGAAGCAGCCAGTGCTACCAGCCTGGTCGACCTCACGGCGCTGGCCGTAAGTGGCCCTAATCTGTACTGGGCGGGCCGCTACGTGGGCACCGTGACCGTGGGTAGTACCTCTTTTACCAGTGTAACCTCCAACCATGAAGACGTAGTGGTAGCCAAGGTAACGGATACCGGCACCAGCGGCAGCCCAACGTGGGCGCAAACGGCGGGCGGTAGCCTGAACGAGTTTGTCTATAGCCTAGCCGTGAACGGCCCCGCGGTGTATATGGCGGGCTCCCTGAGTCGGGGAAATGCCCTCTTTGGCAGCCTCGGTCCGGTGACGGGCACCGGGTCTGCCAGCTACGTGGCCAAGCTGACGGATGCCGGCGCGAGCAGCAGCTTTACGTGGGTGCATAGTATGCCTGCTTCAGGTTCTACGAAGGCCACCGCGTTGGCGGTAAACGGCAGCAAAGTATACGTAGCCGGGACCTACGCTGGCAGCGCCACGTTCGACAACACCGTACTAACGTCCGTCGGCTATGATGACCTCTACGTGGCGCAGCTGAACGACGCCGGGGCCACCAGCAGCTTTGCCTGGGTCCAAAGTGCCGGCGGGCCTAGCAACGAACGATGCGACGCGCTGGCTGTGCAGGGCGAGCGGCTGTATCTGGCGGGCGGTGCGGGCCTTCGGGCTCAATTTGGAGCTTACCAGCTATTGGTTTCCCCAACCAGCTACACCGGCTTCGTAGTTCCGCTGGGCGAGGCCGTGCCTACGGCTACCACCGGCCCGGCCGTGGTGCCCGACCTTGGCCTTTATCCCAATCCGGCCCGTACCGCTGTGCAAGTACCCGCAGCCACGGCCGCCACGAGCCTGACCTTGGTCGACAACCTGGGCCGCACGGTGCGCCAGGGCCGGGGCTCTATGCTGTCGGTGCTAGGGGTAACACCGGGTCTGTATGTGCTACAAGCCGCTACGCCCGGCCAGCCCGTGCGCACGGCCCGGCTCGTCGTCGAGTAG
- the deoC gene encoding deoxyribose-phosphate aldolase: MNQTFTDLAARIDHTLLRPDATEAQVAQLCQEAARARFASVCVPPCYVRFAAEQLSGSGVPVCTVVGFPLGYQITKVKFFETHQALADGATEIDMVINVAAFKSGRLTEVQDEIGQLAELCHVKKAILKVIIETALLTDEEIITACNLCESAGADFVKTSTGFASRGASVEDIALMRRHLPAHMRIKAAGGIRTRTAALALVMAGADRLGSSNSLALLEENDTLGS; the protein is encoded by the coding sequence ATGAACCAAACCTTTACTGATCTTGCCGCCCGCATCGACCACACGCTGCTGCGGCCCGACGCCACCGAAGCGCAAGTTGCCCAGCTCTGCCAGGAAGCCGCCCGGGCCCGGTTCGCCTCGGTATGCGTGCCGCCCTGCTACGTGCGCTTCGCCGCCGAGCAGCTGAGCGGCTCCGGCGTGCCGGTCTGCACCGTGGTGGGCTTCCCGCTGGGCTACCAGATTACCAAGGTCAAATTCTTCGAAACCCACCAGGCCCTGGCCGACGGCGCCACCGAAATCGACATGGTTATCAACGTGGCGGCCTTTAAGTCGGGGCGGCTGACGGAGGTGCAGGACGAAATCGGGCAGTTGGCCGAGCTCTGCCACGTGAAGAAGGCTATTCTGAAGGTGATTATTGAAACGGCGCTGCTGACCGACGAGGAAATTATTACGGCCTGCAACCTGTGCGAATCGGCCGGGGCTGACTTCGTCAAGACCTCCACCGGCTTTGCCAGCCGGGGCGCTTCGGTCGAGGATATTGCCCTGATGCGCCGCCACTTGCCGGCCCACATGCGCATCAAGGCGGCTGGTGGTATCCGGACGCGCACGGCCGCCCTAGCTTTGGTAATGGCCGGCGCCGACCGGCTGGGTTCTTCAAATAGCCTAGCTTTGCTGGAAGAAAATGATACACTTGGTTCGTAA
- the secA gene encoding preprotein translocase subunit SecA yields the protein MFDFLGKTVAKIFGTKSDRDLKEIIPYVALVNAEYAKLAQLSDDELRQHTDDVRSRIDAHLKGIDDQIGALHQRIADDPSLDITQKEQVFDQIDALEKQRNKELEVVLLQVLPNAFAIVKETARRYTQNGQLVVTATDFDREIASRKSNVTLQGDKAIWANKWTAAGAEITWDMVHYDVQLIGGVALHQGKISEMATGEGKTLVSTLPSFLNALARRGVHVVTVNDYLAKRDSEWNAPLFEFHKITVDCIDKHQPNTDARRQAYAADITYGTNNEFGFDYLRDNMARETGELVQRKHHYAMVDEVDSVLIDDARTPLIISGPVPRGDVHEFYQLKPRIQLLVDEQRKLVQNYLVQARKLIKEGNDGVKEGEGGLMLFRAYRGLPKSKPLIKFLSETGVRAVLQKVENHFLQDNSRMMPEADLPLFFTIDEKNNQIELTEKGIDLITGQGEDPHLFIMPDIGMEIAAIENNKTLGTEDKLHQKEKLMADYNEKSERVHTVNQLLKAYTLFEKDDQYILTEDGKVKIVDEQTGRVMEGRRYSDGLHQAIEAKENVRVEDATQTYATVTLQNYFRMYHKLSGMTGTAETEAGEFWEIYKLDVVVIPTNRGISRKDEHDKVYKTVREKYNAVAEEIQTLVKAGRPVLVGTTSVEISELVSRMLKLRSIPHQVLNAKQNQREAEIVAAAGYPGTVTIATNMAGRGTDIKLRETSKEAGGLAIIGTERHESRRVDRQLRGRAGRQGDPGSSQFFVSLEDNLMRLFGSDRIAKLMDRMGLEEGEVIQHSMITSSIERAQKKVEENNFGTRKRLLEYDDVMNAQREVVYKRRRNALFGERLELDIWNMIYDVCEDIAVGHKVTGDFEDFKLAVIRVFGYDTYITPQTFSSLQAPALTQKLYDEAMGYYHSKNEHIAGNTLPLVNDLLANNAPYENIAIPFTDGRKQVTAVANLRKAQANGGHEAIRGMEKVVVLAIIDEAWTKHLRAMDDLKQVVQNAVYEQKDPLLVYKFESFELFKQMIGKVNEETVSFLFKADVPMNQEAGHTDEVEYFVEDELPAPAPAPKLKAQKETSSVSLGAGPEDMGPADVPVAEKQVPVRSQKVANRNEKVSVQYMDGRIVRDVKYKSVEEDLLNERCVLID from the coding sequence ATGTTTGATTTTTTAGGGAAGACCGTCGCCAAGATTTTCGGGACTAAATCGGACCGGGACTTGAAGGAGATTATCCCGTACGTGGCACTCGTTAATGCCGAATATGCCAAACTGGCACAACTCTCCGACGACGAGCTCCGCCAGCACACCGACGACGTGCGCAGCCGCATCGATGCCCACCTGAAAGGCATTGACGACCAGATCGGGGCCCTGCACCAGCGCATTGCCGATGATCCGAGCCTGGACATCACGCAGAAAGAGCAGGTGTTTGACCAGATCGACGCCCTGGAAAAGCAGCGCAACAAGGAGCTGGAAGTCGTGCTGTTGCAAGTGCTGCCCAACGCCTTTGCCATCGTGAAGGAAACGGCCCGCCGCTACACCCAAAACGGCCAGCTGGTCGTAACGGCCACGGATTTTGACCGCGAAATTGCCTCGCGCAAGAGCAACGTCACCCTTCAGGGCGACAAGGCCATCTGGGCGAACAAGTGGACGGCCGCCGGCGCCGAAATCACCTGGGACATGGTGCACTACGACGTGCAGCTGATTGGCGGCGTGGCGCTGCACCAGGGCAAGATTTCGGAAATGGCTACCGGGGAAGGAAAAACCCTGGTGTCGACGCTGCCCTCGTTCCTGAATGCCCTGGCCCGCCGCGGCGTGCATGTGGTAACGGTGAACGACTACCTGGCCAAGCGTGACTCCGAGTGGAACGCGCCCTTGTTCGAGTTCCACAAAATCACCGTGGACTGCATCGACAAGCACCAGCCCAACACCGATGCCCGCCGCCAGGCCTACGCCGCCGACATCACCTACGGTACCAACAACGAATTCGGCTTCGACTACCTGCGCGACAACATGGCCCGCGAAACCGGCGAGCTGGTGCAGCGCAAGCACCACTACGCCATGGTCGACGAAGTGGACTCCGTGCTGATTGACGACGCCCGGACCCCGCTCATCATCTCGGGCCCCGTGCCCCGCGGCGACGTGCACGAGTTCTACCAGCTCAAGCCCCGCATTCAGCTGCTAGTCGACGAGCAGCGCAAGCTGGTGCAAAACTACCTGGTGCAGGCCCGCAAGCTCATCAAGGAAGGCAACGACGGCGTGAAGGAAGGGGAGGGCGGCCTGATGCTGTTCCGCGCCTACCGCGGCCTGCCCAAGAGCAAGCCCCTGATTAAGTTCCTCTCGGAAACCGGCGTGCGGGCCGTGCTGCAAAAGGTGGAAAACCACTTCCTGCAGGACAACTCCCGCATGATGCCCGAGGCCGACCTGCCCCTGTTCTTCACCATCGACGAGAAGAACAACCAGATTGAGCTGACCGAAAAAGGCATCGACCTGATTACCGGCCAAGGCGAAGATCCGCACCTGTTCATCATGCCCGACATCGGGATGGAAATTGCGGCCATCGAGAACAACAAAACGCTCGGCACCGAAGACAAGCTGCATCAGAAGGAAAAGCTGATGGCCGACTACAACGAGAAGTCGGAGCGGGTGCACACGGTGAACCAGCTGCTGAAGGCCTACACGCTGTTTGAGAAAGACGACCAGTACATCCTGACCGAGGACGGCAAGGTGAAAATCGTGGATGAGCAGACCGGCCGCGTGATGGAAGGTCGCCGCTACTCCGACGGCTTGCACCAGGCCATTGAGGCCAAGGAAAACGTGCGCGTGGAAGACGCTACGCAAACGTATGCCACCGTCACGCTGCAGAACTACTTCCGCATGTACCACAAGCTCTCGGGCATGACGGGTACGGCCGAAACGGAAGCCGGCGAATTCTGGGAAATCTACAAGCTGGACGTGGTGGTGATTCCCACCAACCGCGGCATTTCCCGCAAGGACGAGCACGACAAGGTCTACAAGACCGTGCGCGAGAAGTACAACGCCGTAGCCGAGGAAATTCAGACGCTGGTGAAAGCCGGCCGCCCGGTGCTGGTGGGTACCACGTCGGTAGAAATTTCGGAGCTGGTGAGCCGCATGCTCAAGCTGCGCAGCATTCCGCACCAGGTCCTGAACGCCAAGCAAAACCAGCGCGAAGCCGAGATTGTAGCCGCCGCCGGTTACCCCGGCACCGTGACCATTGCTACCAACATGGCCGGCCGCGGTACCGACATCAAGCTGCGCGAAACCTCGAAAGAGGCCGGTGGTCTGGCCATCATCGGTACCGAGCGCCACGAAAGCCGCCGCGTGGACCGGCAGCTGCGGGGCCGCGCCGGCCGCCAGGGCGACCCGGGCTCCTCGCAGTTCTTCGTGTCGTTGGAAGACAACCTGATGCGCCTGTTCGGCTCCGACCGGATTGCCAAGCTCATGGACCGCATGGGTCTGGAGGAAGGCGAGGTGATTCAGCACTCCATGATTACCAGCAGCATCGAGCGGGCCCAGAAGAAAGTCGAGGAAAACAACTTCGGCACCCGCAAGCGCCTGCTCGAGTACGACGACGTGATGAACGCCCAGCGCGAGGTGGTGTACAAGCGCCGCCGCAACGCCCTGTTTGGCGAGCGGCTGGAGCTGGACATCTGGAACATGATTTACGACGTCTGCGAAGACATTGCCGTGGGCCACAAGGTGACCGGCGACTTCGAAGACTTCAAGCTGGCCGTCATCCGCGTGTTTGGCTACGATACCTACATCACGCCCCAAACGTTCAGCTCGCTGCAGGCCCCGGCCCTCACCCAGAAGCTCTACGATGAGGCCATGGGCTACTACCACAGCAAGAACGAGCACATTGCCGGCAACACCCTGCCGCTGGTGAACGACCTGCTGGCCAACAACGCGCCCTACGAGAACATTGCCATTCCGTTTACCGACGGCCGCAAGCAGGTAACGGCCGTGGCCAACCTGCGCAAGGCCCAGGCCAACGGCGGCCACGAGGCCATCCGGGGCATGGAGAAAGTCGTGGTGCTGGCCATCATCGACGAGGCCTGGACCAAGCACCTGCGCGCCATGGACGACCTGAAGCAGGTGGTGCAGAACGCCGTGTACGAGCAGAAAGACCCGCTGTTGGTCTACAAGTTCGAGTCGTTCGAGCTCTTCAAGCAGATGATTGGCAAGGTGAACGAGGAAACCGTGTCGTTCCTATTCAAAGCCGACGTGCCCATGAACCAGGAAGCCGGCCACACCGACGAGGTGGAGTACTTCGTGGAAGACGAGCTGCCCGCCCCGGCCCCCGCGCCCAAGCTGAAGGCCCAGAAGGAAACTTCCTCGGTGTCGCTCGGCGCCGGCCCCGAAGACATGGGCCCCGCCGACGTGCCGGTGGCCGAAAAGCAGGTGCCCGTGCGCAGCCAGAAAGTCGCCAACCGCAACGAGAAGGTGAGCGTGCAGTACATGGACGGCCGCATCGTGCGCGACGTGAAGTACAAGAGCGTGGAAGAAGACCTGCTCAACGAGCGCTGCGTGCTGATCGACTAA
- a CDS encoding sporulation protein: MIHLVRNVLLFSTFLSLAACAASAPASTGTVAAPDTARKTTQAAPAEDLSRFRPVFTPPKAPTTAAAPTNRAPVTPTAHVNPQIEQRLRDQAYTNQNVKYAQGFRILAYVGLEREQAMAIRRSIISRYPEETDYLTFKQPVFRLWIGDYLTRLEAEQAMLRIRPLAPKAELEPAQVLLNKTSY; encoded by the coding sequence ATGATACACTTGGTTCGTAACGTGCTGCTGTTCTCCACCTTTTTGTCGCTGGCGGCCTGTGCCGCGTCGGCCCCGGCCAGCACCGGCACCGTAGCGGCCCCCGACACGGCCCGCAAAACCACCCAGGCGGCCCCGGCCGAAGACCTGAGCCGGTTTCGGCCGGTATTCACGCCGCCCAAAGCCCCAACGACGGCCGCCGCGCCCACGAATCGCGCCCCGGTTACGCCCACGGCCCACGTCAACCCCCAGATTGAGCAGCGCCTGCGCGACCAGGCCTACACCAATCAGAACGTGAAGTACGCCCAGGGCTTCCGGATTCTGGCCTACGTGGGCCTGGAGCGGGAGCAGGCCATGGCCATCCGCCGCAGCATCATCAGCCGCTACCCCGAGGAAACCGACTACCTGACCTTCAAGCAGCCCGTGTTCCGCCTCTGGATCGGCGACTACCTCACCCGCCTCGAAGCCGAGCAAGCCATGCTGCGCATCCGGCCCCTGGCCCCGAAAGCCGAGCTGGAGCCGGCCCAGGTACTGCTGAACAAAACGAGCTACTAG
- a CDS encoding YceI family protein, whose amino-acid sequence MFFLRPVAAKAALLLAPVAGLLAGSWNLDPGYSIKFAGSQAEGTFTGLAGTVIYNPADLGSASMRVTVDAATIRTGNSLKDKHARGESWFDVAKYPKIYFQSTAFTRAGNGYAVRGELTLHGVKKPVTIPFQFSQQADKAVFTGQFRVNRKDFGINGNALGFTVGEVFEVTLRVPVSR is encoded by the coding sequence ATGTTTTTTCTTCGTCCCGTAGCTGCCAAGGCAGCGCTGCTGCTGGCCCCGGTGGCCGGGCTGCTGGCCGGCAGCTGGAACCTCGACCCCGGCTACTCGATTAAGTTTGCGGGCAGCCAGGCCGAAGGCACGTTTACGGGCCTGGCCGGAACGGTCATTTACAACCCGGCCGACCTGGGCAGCGCCTCCATGCGCGTGACGGTGGACGCGGCCACCATCAGGACGGGCAACTCCCTGAAAGACAAGCACGCCCGCGGGGAAAGCTGGTTCGACGTGGCGAAGTATCCGAAAATCTACTTTCAGTCGACGGCCTTTACCCGCGCTGGCAACGGCTACGCCGTGCGCGGCGAACTAACCCTGCACGGCGTAAAAAAGCCGGTGACTATTCCATTTCAGTTCAGCCAGCAGGCCGACAAAGCGGTATTCACGGGCCAGTTCAGGGTAAACCGCAAGGACTTTGGCATCAACGGCAACGCGCTGGGCTTTACCGTAGGTGAGGTATTCGAGGTCACGCTGCGGGTGCCGGTGAGCCGTTAA